One segment of Perognathus longimembris pacificus isolate PPM17 chromosome 26, ASM2315922v1, whole genome shotgun sequence DNA contains the following:
- the Nckipsd gene encoding NCK-interacting protein with SH3 domain has translation MYRALYAFRSAEPNAMAFAAGETFLVLERSSAHWWLAARARSGETGYVPPAYLHRLQGVEQDVLQAIDRAIEAVHNTAMRDGGKYSLEQRGVLQKLIHHRKETLSRRGPSVSSAAVMTPSTSDHHLDAAAARQPNGVCRTGFERQHSLPSSEHLGPDGALYQIPPQPRRAAPTTPPPPVKRRDRDALVVSGSVGRHTGPSAGSPASSGSSVSSTSLDTLYTGSSPSELGPSCSPTPPPVPRRSAHTTVSQPQPPKPPSPEPPAEEAVADPTPVPDDLEALSSLNLGTTEEKTVAETTVPRTIGAELMELVRRNTGLSHELCRVAIGVVVGHIQASVPASSPVMEQVLLSLVEGKDLSSALPSGQVCHDQQRLEVIFADLARRKDDAQQRSWALYEDEGVIRCYLEELLHILTDADPEVCKKMCKKNEFESVLALVAYYQMEHRTSLRLLLLKCFGAMCSLDAAIISTLVSSVLPVELARDMQTDTQDHQKLCYSALILAMVFSMGEPVPYAHYEHLGTPFAQFLLSIVEDGLPLDTTEQLPDLCMNLLLALNLHLPAPDQNVIMAALGTHSNVKIFSEKLLLLLNRGDDPVRIFKHEPQPPHSVLKFLQDVFSSTATATIFYHTDMMALIDITVRHIADLSPGDKLRMEYLSLMHAVVRSTPYLQHRHRLPDLQATLRRILSEEEASPQCQMDRMIVREMCQEFPVLGEAPS, from the exons GGAGTGGAGCAAGATGTTCTTCAAGCCATTGACCGGGCCATCGAAGCGGTACACAATACAGCCATGCGGGACGGTGGCAAGTACAGCCTGGAGCAGCGTGGAGTCCTCCA GAAACTCATCCACCACCGCAAAGAGACCCTGTCTCGAAGAGGCCCCTCTGTCTCCAGCGCTGCCGTTATGACCCCGTCCACCAGTGACCACCATTTGGATGCTGCTGCTGCTAGGCAACCCAATGGAGTGTGTCGAACCGGGTTTGAACGGCAGCACAGCCTGCCCAGTTCTGAGCATCTGGGGCCAGATGGAGCCCTCTACCAG ATCCCACCGCAGCCTCGCCGAGCGGCCCCCACGACCCCACCTCCCCCCGTGAAGCGCCGTGATCGTGACGCCCTGGTGGTTTCTGGGAGTG TTGGCCGCCACACTGGGCCCTCTGCGGGCAGCCCCGCGTCCAGCGGCTCCTCGGTCAGCAGTACCTCCCTGGACACGCTGTACACCGGCTCCAGCCCCTCGGAGCTGGGCCCCAGCTGCTCGCCCACGCCTCCCCCCGTGCCTCGCCGAAGCGCCCACACCACTgtctcccagccccagcccccgaagcccccgagccccgagcccccgGCTGAGGAGGCAGTGGCTGATCCCACCCCCGTTCCTGATGATCTGGAAGCCCTGAGCTCCCTGAACTTGGGGACCACGGAGGAGAAGACAGTGGCCGAGACCACGGTGCCCAGGACCATTGGGGCCGAGCTGATGGAACTGGTGCGGAGAAACACGGGCCTGAGCCATGAATTGTGTCGCGTGGCCATCGGCGTGGTCGTGGGTCACATCCAGGCCTCCGTGCCCGCCAGCTCGCCCGTCATGGAGCAGGTCCTCCTCTCGCTGGTGGAGGGCAAG gacctgagctcagcccTGCCCTCTGGGCAGGTCTGCCATGACCAGCAGAGGCTGGAGGTGATCTTCGCGGACCTGGCTCGGAGGAAGGACGACGCGCAGCAGCGCAGCTGGGCCCTCTATGAGGATGAAGGCGTCATTCGCTGCTATCTGGAGGAGCTGCTTCACATTCTG ACTGACGCAGACCCGGAAGTGTGCAAGAAAATGTGCAAGAAGAATGAGTTCGAGTCTGTCCTGGCCTTGGTGGCCTATTACCAAATG GAACACCGGACGTCACTGCGGCTGCTGCTCCTCAAGTGCTTCGGCGCCATGTGTAGCCTAGATGCGGCCATCATCTCCACCCTGGTGTCATCTGTGCTGCCCGTGGAGTTGGCCCGGGAcatgcagacagacacacagg acCATCAGAAGCTCTGCTACTCCGCCCTCATTCTGGCCATGGTCTTCTCCATGGGAGAGCCGGTGCCCTACGCACACTATG AACATTTGGGCACCCCTTTCGCCCAGTTCCTGCTGAGTATTGTTGAGGACGGGCTGCCTTTGGACACCACAGAGCAGCTGCCAGACCTTTGCATGAACCTGCTTTTGGCTCTCAACCTGCACCTGCCAG CACCTGACCAGAATGTCATCATGGCTGCCCTGGGCACACACTCCAATGTCAAGATCTTCTCTGAAAAGCTGCTGTTGCTTCTGAACCGAGGAG ATGACCCCGTGCGCATCTTCAAACACGAGCCGCAGCCCCCCCACTCCGTCCTCAAGTTCCTGCAGGATGTGTTCAGTAGCACTGCTACGGCCACCATTTTCTACCACACCGACATGATGGCGCTCATTGACATCACTGTCCGGCACATTGCTGACCTGTCGCCAGGAGACAAG CTGCGCATGGAGTACCTGTCGCTGATGCACGCCGTGGTCCGCTCCACACCCTACCTGCAGCACCGCCATCGGCTGCCTGACCTGCAGGCCACGCTCCGGCGCATCCTCAGCGAGGAGGAAGCTTCACCCCAGTGCCAGATGGACCGCATGATTGTCCGAGAGATGTGCCAGGAATTCCCAGTGCTGGGGGAAGCCCCCAGCTAG